The Panthera uncia isolate 11264 chromosome C1 unlocalized genomic scaffold, Puncia_PCG_1.0 HiC_scaffold_3, whole genome shotgun sequence genome includes a region encoding these proteins:
- the TEX51 gene encoding testis-expressed protein 51 isoform X3, which yields MELPGRVVRGQRRDPQKMLLLLLGCLLPAANGKSCLLCWPGLPALLDYDLQILWGTPGPPTELSQSLHTLFLKDHVFIEPWYLDQNRMEEAAAKLFNHIDEAIKKFRDNKPSLLEEIHIQQKVFTEKLDEISEELKEKDLRSTLEVMNCANCKTHFLTCKDPTLCPASTGSTFAWFVSLGIILFLASVAGSGCYIFWHEKRKKEIEKQEPSSPLVFHS from the exons ATGGAACTTCCAGGAAGGGTGGtaaggggacagaggagagacCCCCAGAAGATGCTGCTTCTCCTGCTCGGCTGTCTCCTACCTGCTGCCAATGGGAAGAGCTGTCTCCTCTGCTGGCCAGGACTGCCTGCATTGTTAGACTATGATCTGCAGATTCTTTGGGGCACCCCAGGGCCACCCACAGAGCTCTCCCAAAGCCTCCACACCTTATTCCTGAAGGATCATGTCTTCATCGAACCCTGGTATCTTG ATCAGAACCGTATGGAAGAAGCAGCAGCCAAATTATTCAATCACATAGATGAAGCCATCAAGAAGTTCCGAGATA ATAAACCATCACTTTTGGAAGAGATTCATATCCAGCAGAAGGTGTTTACTGAGAAGCTGGATGAGATATCTGAGGAGCTGAAGGAGAAGG ACCTACGCTCCACACTGGAGGTCATGAACTGTGCCAACTGCAAGACACACTTCCTCACCTGCAAAGACCCCACTCTTTGCCCAG CCAGTACTGGGAGTACCTTTGCATGGTTTGTGAGCCTTGGCATTATTCTGTTCCTGGCATCTGTAGCTGGAAGTGG ATGCTACATTTTCTGgcatgagaagaggaagaaggaaatagaaaag caggAACCCAGCAGTCCACTGGTCTTCCACAGCTGA
- the TEX51 gene encoding testis-expressed protein 51 isoform X2, with product MELPGRVVRGQRRDPQKMLLLLLGCLLPAANGKSCLLCWPGLPALLDYDLQILWGTPGPPTELSQSLHTLFLKDHVFIEPWYLDQNRMEEAAAKLFNHIDEAIKKFRDNKPSLLEEIHIQQKVFTEKLDEISEELKEKACSKSCDLRSTLEVMNCANCKTHFLTCKDPTLCPASTGSTFAWFVSLGIILFLASVAGSGCYIFWHEKRKKEIEKEPSSPLVFHS from the exons ATGGAACTTCCAGGAAGGGTGGtaaggggacagaggagagacCCCCAGAAGATGCTGCTTCTCCTGCTCGGCTGTCTCCTACCTGCTGCCAATGGGAAGAGCTGTCTCCTCTGCTGGCCAGGACTGCCTGCATTGTTAGACTATGATCTGCAGATTCTTTGGGGCACCCCAGGGCCACCCACAGAGCTCTCCCAAAGCCTCCACACCTTATTCCTGAAGGATCATGTCTTCATCGAACCCTGGTATCTTG ATCAGAACCGTATGGAAGAAGCAGCAGCCAAATTATTCAATCACATAGATGAAGCCATCAAGAAGTTCCGAGATA ATAAACCATCACTTTTGGAAGAGATTCATATCCAGCAGAAGGTGTTTACTGAGAAGCTGGATGAGATATCTGAGGAGCTGAAGGAGAAGG CCTGCAGCAAGTCCTGTG ACCTACGCTCCACACTGGAGGTCATGAACTGTGCCAACTGCAAGACACACTTCCTCACCTGCAAAGACCCCACTCTTTGCCCAG CCAGTACTGGGAGTACCTTTGCATGGTTTGTGAGCCTTGGCATTATTCTGTTCCTGGCATCTGTAGCTGGAAGTGG ATGCTACATTTTCTGgcatgagaagaggaagaaggaaatagaaaag gAACCCAGCAGTCCACTGGTCTTCCACAGCTGA
- the TEX51 gene encoding testis-expressed protein 51 isoform X5: MELPGRVVRGQRRDPQKMLLLLLGCLLPAANGKSCLLCWPGLPALLDYDLQILWGTPGPPTELSQSLHTLFLKDHVFIEPWYLDKPSLLEEIHIQQKVFTEKLDEISEELKEKACSKSCDLRSTLEVMNCANCKTHFLTCKDPTLCPASTGSTFAWFVSLGIILFLASVAGSGCYIFWHEKRKKEIEKQEPSSPLVFHS; the protein is encoded by the exons ATGGAACTTCCAGGAAGGGTGGtaaggggacagaggagagacCCCCAGAAGATGCTGCTTCTCCTGCTCGGCTGTCTCCTACCTGCTGCCAATGGGAAGAGCTGTCTCCTCTGCTGGCCAGGACTGCCTGCATTGTTAGACTATGATCTGCAGATTCTTTGGGGCACCCCAGGGCCACCCACAGAGCTCTCCCAAAGCCTCCACACCTTATTCCTGAAGGATCATGTCTTCATCGAACCCTGGTATCTTG ATAAACCATCACTTTTGGAAGAGATTCATATCCAGCAGAAGGTGTTTACTGAGAAGCTGGATGAGATATCTGAGGAGCTGAAGGAGAAGG CCTGCAGCAAGTCCTGTG ACCTACGCTCCACACTGGAGGTCATGAACTGTGCCAACTGCAAGACACACTTCCTCACCTGCAAAGACCCCACTCTTTGCCCAG CCAGTACTGGGAGTACCTTTGCATGGTTTGTGAGCCTTGGCATTATTCTGTTCCTGGCATCTGTAGCTGGAAGTGG ATGCTACATTTTCTGgcatgagaagaggaagaaggaaatagaaaag caggAACCCAGCAGTCCACTGGTCTTCCACAGCTGA
- the TEX51 gene encoding testis-expressed protein 51 isoform X1, translating to MELPGRVVRGQRRDPQKMLLLLLGCLLPAANGKSCLLCWPGLPALLDYDLQILWGTPGPPTELSQSLHTLFLKDHVFIEPWYLDQNRMEEAAAKLFNHIDEAIKKFRDNKPSLLEEIHIQQKVFTEKLDEISEELKEKACSKSCDLRSTLEVMNCANCKTHFLTCKDPTLCPASTGSTFAWFVSLGIILFLASVAGSGCYIFWHEKRKKEIEKQEPSSPLVFHS from the exons ATGGAACTTCCAGGAAGGGTGGtaaggggacagaggagagacCCCCAGAAGATGCTGCTTCTCCTGCTCGGCTGTCTCCTACCTGCTGCCAATGGGAAGAGCTGTCTCCTCTGCTGGCCAGGACTGCCTGCATTGTTAGACTATGATCTGCAGATTCTTTGGGGCACCCCAGGGCCACCCACAGAGCTCTCCCAAAGCCTCCACACCTTATTCCTGAAGGATCATGTCTTCATCGAACCCTGGTATCTTG ATCAGAACCGTATGGAAGAAGCAGCAGCCAAATTATTCAATCACATAGATGAAGCCATCAAGAAGTTCCGAGATA ATAAACCATCACTTTTGGAAGAGATTCATATCCAGCAGAAGGTGTTTACTGAGAAGCTGGATGAGATATCTGAGGAGCTGAAGGAGAAGG CCTGCAGCAAGTCCTGTG ACCTACGCTCCACACTGGAGGTCATGAACTGTGCCAACTGCAAGACACACTTCCTCACCTGCAAAGACCCCACTCTTTGCCCAG CCAGTACTGGGAGTACCTTTGCATGGTTTGTGAGCCTTGGCATTATTCTGTTCCTGGCATCTGTAGCTGGAAGTGG ATGCTACATTTTCTGgcatgagaagaggaagaaggaaatagaaaag caggAACCCAGCAGTCCACTGGTCTTCCACAGCTGA
- the TEX51 gene encoding testis-expressed protein 51 isoform X4 produces the protein MELPGRVVRGQRRDPQKMLLLLLGCLLPAANGKSCLLCWPGLPALLDYDLQILWGTPGPPTELSQSLHTLFLKDHVFIEPWYLDQNRMEEAAAKLFNHIDEAIKKFRDNKPSLLEEIHIQQKVFTEKLDEISEELKEKACSKSCDLRSTLEVMNCANCKTHFLTCKDPTLCPASTGSTFAWFVSLGIILFLASVAGSGPDATFSGMRRGRRK, from the exons ATGGAACTTCCAGGAAGGGTGGtaaggggacagaggagagacCCCCAGAAGATGCTGCTTCTCCTGCTCGGCTGTCTCCTACCTGCTGCCAATGGGAAGAGCTGTCTCCTCTGCTGGCCAGGACTGCCTGCATTGTTAGACTATGATCTGCAGATTCTTTGGGGCACCCCAGGGCCACCCACAGAGCTCTCCCAAAGCCTCCACACCTTATTCCTGAAGGATCATGTCTTCATCGAACCCTGGTATCTTG ATCAGAACCGTATGGAAGAAGCAGCAGCCAAATTATTCAATCACATAGATGAAGCCATCAAGAAGTTCCGAGATA ATAAACCATCACTTTTGGAAGAGATTCATATCCAGCAGAAGGTGTTTACTGAGAAGCTGGATGAGATATCTGAGGAGCTGAAGGAGAAGG CCTGCAGCAAGTCCTGTG ACCTACGCTCCACACTGGAGGTCATGAACTGTGCCAACTGCAAGACACACTTCCTCACCTGCAAAGACCCCACTCTTTGCCCAG CCAGTACTGGGAGTACCTTTGCATGGTTTGTGAGCCTTGGCATTATTCTGTTCCTGGCATCTGTAGCTGGAAGTGG CCCAGATGCTACATTTTCTGgcatgagaagaggaagaaggaaatag
- the TEX51 gene encoding testis-expressed protein 51 isoform X6: MSSSNPDQNRMEEAAAKLFNHIDEAIKKFRDNKPSLLEEIHIQQKVFTEKLDEISEELKEKACSKSCDLRSTLEVMNCANCKTHFLTCKDPTLCPASTGSTFAWFVSLGIILFLASVAGSGCYIFWHEKRKKEIEKQEPSSPLVFHS; the protein is encoded by the exons ATGTCTTCATCGAACCCTG ATCAGAACCGTATGGAAGAAGCAGCAGCCAAATTATTCAATCACATAGATGAAGCCATCAAGAAGTTCCGAGATA ATAAACCATCACTTTTGGAAGAGATTCATATCCAGCAGAAGGTGTTTACTGAGAAGCTGGATGAGATATCTGAGGAGCTGAAGGAGAAGG CCTGCAGCAAGTCCTGTG ACCTACGCTCCACACTGGAGGTCATGAACTGTGCCAACTGCAAGACACACTTCCTCACCTGCAAAGACCCCACTCTTTGCCCAG CCAGTACTGGGAGTACCTTTGCATGGTTTGTGAGCCTTGGCATTATTCTGTTCCTGGCATCTGTAGCTGGAAGTGG ATGCTACATTTTCTGgcatgagaagaggaagaaggaaatagaaaag caggAACCCAGCAGTCCACTGGTCTTCCACAGCTGA